The sequence TGGTATTGAAGAATGGCCAACCTTGCGCCTTTATCAGCGCGAACACGGCCAGCAATCGTTTCACGTAGCGAACCTGATCTACCTTCAGTCAGAAACCAACTACACTTGGCTCCACTGGAACGACGGGAAACGAATGCTCATGCCGCGGACCCTTAAATTTTACGAGCCCAAACTACCCAGCGAATTCTTTTTCCGGCTGCACCGTAACTGTGTCGTAAACGCGCGCTACATCACTGGCACCGAACGCACGCCCCAGGGCGGCGCCTTCATCGTGCTCTCTACGGGCGAACGCCTGCCAATCTCTCGCCGCCGCTGGACGGCCGTTAAATCCCTGATCAACCGCTTCCGCGAGTCGATGAATTAAACAGATCTACTTATAAAACGAGTCGTAAGTCCCGGCAGCATCACCCGGCTCATCCGGTTTCCTACTGCCCGCGACTTACGACTCGTTTTCGATTCGCCGCTCTATTCACACCTTACTTTAATACCTTCGTAATCTCGTTTAGCCTGTCCATTTTGGCTTGAAAATCGCCGGTCAGCTGCTGGCGAATTGCGGTCAGGTTGTCCAGCGTTTCCTGTAGCGAATCGGGTAGCATCTCTTCCAGTACTTCGCGGAAGCGTTTGGCAAACGTCGGTGATTTTCCGTTAGTTGAAATGGCGATTTTTAGATCGCCTTTTTTTACGACCGAGCTCAGGTAAAAATCGCAGAGCGGTGGCGTATCGGCCACGTTGACCAGAATTTTTCTGGCCTTGCAATCGGCCTGCACCTGCCGGTTCACGGCCTTGTCGTTGGTCCCCACAATCACCAGATCCTTGTCCGTCAGGTACGTGTCGTCGTAACGTACCTGCACCAGCGTAACGCCCGGATGCGCAGCCGCCAATTCGCGAATTTCGGCGCGGATCTCGGGTGCTACCAGCGTGACGGGTGCCGCGGGCGAATTGGCGAGCACGGCCGTGAGCTTCTCCAGACCAACGTACCCACCGCCCACAATCAGCGTCTGGAGTTGGTCGAGCTTCACAAATATGGGAAAGAGGGTATTCATTGGGGTATAACGATCAAAGGCCAGGATCCAAAGTTGGCTAACCTTGGACCCTGGCCTTTGAACAGTGGACAGCCGATTAAAATTTCACCCCTACGTTTACGCCCAGAATCCGGCGCTGCGAATTTGAGGTGTTGTCGCGCAGCACGTTCTGGAAACCGTGGTGATACACAAAATCAATGAAGAGCGGGCCCGCGTCGAACCCGATGTTGGCCAGACCGTTCAGCGTGGCATCATTGAAGTCGCTGCGCGTAAGGTTCAGCACGCTGTTGTTGCCCCCCAGCGGCGTAGCAAATTCGGCACCGACCTGCAACCGGATACCCGATACACCCCGCTCCGACTGCGCGATTTTGACACCCACATAGGCCGGTACGTGCAGATACTGCTGATCCACGTTGGTGGTGATGTCTTTGATGCCATTCACCTGCCCGTCGCCAGACCGGTAAAATTCAGAGCTTGAGGTCAGGTATTCGGCCCCAATCTGCCCGTAGAGACGGCCACCGCCCCGCACAAAGAAACCAAGCTGGTAACCCAGCCGACCGGCCAGCCCCTGCGCGTTGCCGTTGGCGTCGATTGCCTCGCCCTGAAAACGGGTTGAGTTACCACCGGCATACAGGCCAAACGTGAAGTTCTTATAATTCTCGCGGTGTTCGGTCCGTTCCTCTTTTTTATACGACCGTTGTCCGTCTTCGAACCCTTCGTCATACGCCTGGCTCAGATCATTGCGGTCATAGAGCCGGCCCGAGTTGCGGTCACTCCGCTCCCGGTAGTCGTTGTCATACCGTGCGTCCTGCATGTCGCGGCGGCGGAAATCGCGGCGCTCCCGAATTACGTCGTTTGCATCCACGTCCCGGCGATCGTTGCGGCGCATGTCGCGATCCCGGTCGCGTAGTTCCCGTTCCCGATCACGCAACTCGCGTTCCCGGTCATCCATGCGATCGTCGCGGCGTTCAAAACGATCATCGTTGCGATTGTCATCGTAGCGTTGTTGCGCCATCACTGCCGATCCGGCCAGCGATGTGGCGGATAGCGTTGCCACCAGCGCGATGGCCCGTACTGTCTTTTTCATAACGTGTGTTGAGTTGTTGGTACTGAAATCACAAGTACAACCTACAGGTAAGGTAGATTGTTAAAAAAAGGGTGCCAGAAGTACCCAGTCACTAAAAAGGCGTAACGCCCATACCAAATTGCTTTACAGCCATTTACGGCTTAAGAATTTGGTGTGGGCGTTACGCCTTTTTTTAAGCAACTGCGACCAGAAAGGCTTAGAATTTAAAGCCTACGCTGGCGCTCAGGATGCGACGGCTAGAGCCCTGGAACGTGTTGATCTGAACGGCATCACCCAGGCCATAGTGGTAGGTCAGGTCGATCAGGAACGGACCAAAGTCGAAGCCAAGCTGACCCAGTGCGTTGAACGAGCCACTCTTGATTTCATCTTTGCTCAGGTTGAAGCTGTTGCTGTTTGAGCTGATACGGTTCGCATATTCAGCACCAACCTGCACCCGAATGGCCGAGTTACCACGCTCAGAATCAGTCAGTTTATAACCGATATACACCGGAACCTGGATGTACTGAATGTTGATGTAGTCGCGGATGGCCTGCGTTGACGAGCCATTGCCTGCCCGGAAGTAGTTCGAGCTAGACGCGAAGTACTCAGCGCCAATCTGACCAAACAGACGGCCACCGCCCCGTACGAAGAAACCAGCCTGATAGCCCAGACGAGCCGACGGGTTTTCGGCATCGATTGACTCACCCTTAAAGCTCGTGGCGTTCAGACCGGCGTAGATACCAAAGACAAAGTTGTTGTAGCCATTGCGGCCAGCCGGATCAGGCGCCGTGCGAGACGTGGTCGAATACGTGTTCGTCGTTGTTGTCGACGTACCTGAATTCATGCTGTTGTCGTAGCTGGTCGAGGGCGTCGTAGTGGCACCGCTCGTACCCATCGTATTGTAGTTGCCACTGCCCGACGGCGTTACCGTCGTTGAGTTGTTGTACGTACCGTTGCTGTTATACGTCCCCGTTGTGCCCGTTGCCCCGGTGCTCATTGAGCCCGATGGGCTGCTTGTGCTGTAGGTATCGGTCGTGGTAGCACCGCTCGTGCCCATCGTGTTGTAGTTGTTGCTACCTGATGGCGTCACGGCAGTCGAGTTGTTGTACGTGCCGTTGCTGTTATACGTACCAGTTGTACCGGTAGCTCCTGCGCCAGTCGTTCCCGTGCTCATCGAGCCCGATGTGCCGCTGTAGCTCGATCCCGACGACGTAGCATTGCTGCTGTTGTAGTTGTTGGTGTTCGAGTTGTTGTAGTTCGACGTGCTCGTCGAGGTTGACGACGACTTAGTCGTTCGAGTTGTCTGGCCTACTGCCACACTGGCCGACAGGATGCCGACCGCCAAGAGTACCTTATTCATTTTCATAACGTTTTGAGTTGAACGAAAAAAAGGCGTGACCTAAATCACGCCTCATTAACCCACAGACTTATTAGAATGTTTTAGTTTTCGCGCATTTGCTTAAATGCGTTGATCAGCCCGTTTGTTGAACTATCATGGCTGGTAACGGGCGTATCCCCCTCAAGCTCAGGCAAAATTTTATTGGCAAGCTGTTTTCCCAACTCAACACCCCACTGGTCGAAACTAAAAATAGTCCAAATTACGCCTTGTGTAAAAATCTTGTGTTCATACATCGCAATCAGGCTACCAAGCGAGCGCGGCGTAATCTGTTTCACCAGAATCGAGTTGGTGGGGCGGTTGCCCGAGAACGCTTTAAACGGCGCAATCTGCGCGATCTCCTCGGCGGTTTTGCCCGCTTTACGCAGTTCGTCGGCGGCCTCCTCCTCAGTCTTGCCATTCATGAGCGCTTCAGTCTGCGCAAAGAAATTTGAGAGAAGCAGCGTGTGGTGGTCGCCCAGCGGCGTGGTCAGGGGGCGGTGACTGATGGCCGGGGCGATAAAATCGCACGGAATCAGCTTGGTACCCTGGTGAATGAGCTGGTAAAACGCGTGTTGGCCATTGGTACCCGGCTCACCCCAGATAATCGGGCCGGTCTGGTAATCGACGGGGTTGCCGTTGCGATCGACCGATTTGCCGTTGCTTTCCATATCACCCTGCTGGAAGTAAGCCGCAAAGCGATGCATGTATTGATCGTAGGGCAGTATCGCCTGCGACTGTGCCCCGTAGAAATTGTTGTACCAGATCCCCAGCAGCGCCAGCGTTGCCGGAATGTTCTGATCCAGCGGTGCCGTCCGGAAGTGTTGGTCCATCACGTGGGCGCCGGTCAGCAGTTCTTCGAAATTGTCGAACCCAATGTACAGGGCAATCGACAGCCCGATAGCCGACCAGAGCGAGTAGCGGCCACCGACCCAATCCCAGAACCCAAACATGTTGGCCGGGTCGATGCCGAATTTCTCCACCTCTTTCTGGTTGGTCGACAGGGCAGCGAAGTGCTTGGCAATGTCTTTTTCCGTACCGCCATTGTCCAGAAACCATTGCCGGGCCGAGTTGGCGTTGGCCATGGTTTCCTGCGTGGTGAAGGTTTTGGACGCGATCAGAAAGAGCGTGCTTTCGGGACGTACCTGTTGCAGGGTTTCGTAAATGTGCGCCCCGTCGACGTTCGACACGAAGTGCACCTTCAACGTACCGGCGTAGGGTTTCAGCGCTTCGGTCACCATCACCGGCCCCAGATCAGAGCCACCGATGCCAATGTTCACCACGTCGGTGATGGCCTCGCCGCTGTAGCCTTTCCACGCGCCCGAACGTACCTGCTCGGTAAACGTTTTCATGTGGTCGAGCACGGCGTTCACCTCGGGCATCACGTCGGCCCCATCAACCAGGATGGGCGTATTGGCGCGGTTGCGCAGGGCCGTATGAAGTACGGCTCTGCCTTCGGTACCGTTGATTTTATCGCCGCTGAAGAGCTTGCCGATGGCGTCGGTCAGGCCCGCCTGCTCGGCGAGTTGCCGCAGCAGGGTCATGGTTTCGGCCGTCACGCGGTTCTTCGAAAAATCGACCAGGATATCCTCGAAGCGCAGCGAAAACTGGCTGAACCGGTCAGGGTTTTCGGCAAACAGGTCGCGGAGGTGTTGCTGTTGGGTGGCCTCGAAATGAGCTTTCAGTTGGCTGTAGGCTGGCAGGGCCAGAAACGGATGATTCGTCAGCATGATTGGATTCGGTCAGCAGAGAGCCGCGAATATCGGGGTTTAGCCCGTGATTTTTCAGCAAAGCCCCGCCCGATCAAGGCCGCATACGCGAATTCTGGGATGCCCCGTACCCTCAGTTCCACACCCAAGGCTCATCTACAACCGCACCGACACGTTTTCCTGCACCTGCACGGGCGTTTCGTCGAGCGTTTTGAGGTACTCTTCCCGCTGCTTCAACTGCGCTTTCAGCGCGGCAATGTCGGCCGTAAGGCGTTGCCATTCGGCATCCTGGGTGAAATCGTAGGTGGTGCGGCGGGTGATCTGCACGCTGCCCGCATTGTAATGGATGGCATTGTTGCGCACAACCGGATCGTCGGTCCCCTCATCGGCCTCGCTGATGGCCGAAGCCGTGGGCACGGGTAACGGGTCGAACTGCCCGCCAGCACCTTCCTGTATGGGGTCCGGTTGGGGTTGCTGCGTAATGGCCCGCAGTTCCTGCGCCTGCGCCACACTATGGCTTTTTAGCCGGGCGATGATCGTTTTGATGTACAGTTCATAGCGTTTCATCTCCACGTAGGTCTTCAGCAAATCATACTGGCCACTGTCGATGATCTGTTGCGCGTGGTCGGCGGCCAGGCGGATCAGCCCTGTTTTCGGCATATTTCGGTCGAGGGTTCCGATTGGTTTGATAAGGCCCATTCCCGTCTTTTTTGGTTTATTCTCCAGTTATTGGGCCAAGTTACGGTCCGCCCCAAAACGCCCGTATTCTTTATTTATGCAACACATTCTGATTCTGATCGGCATCAGCGGCAGCGGCAAAACCACCTTCGCCAACCAACTGGTGCAGGCCGACCCAACGTACCTGCGCCTGAGCCGCGACGAACTCCGGCGCAGTTTGCTGCCCGTTCCACTCAATGCCTATTGGCGCTGGGGGGGCAAACGCCGGAACCGGATCGAGGAGCTGGTATCAGAACTGGAAAAAACGGCCCTGGCAACCGCCCTCGACGAGGGATGGAACCTGGTCATCGACAACACGCACCTACGCCAGCACTACATCGACGACGTGCTAAGGCAGGTGAGCCATCGGATCGTACGGGTCACGTTCAAGGTGTTTGACGTTCCGCTCGACGAGGCCATTCGCCGCGATAAGGCCCGCCCCGACGTGGTTGGTGCTTCTGCGATTCAGGAACAATATGATCGTTACGTGGCGCTATTTCGCCACTTTAATCCGGCCCAAACGCTCGTCTTTCCGGAGCATCCGTTGCCCCTTCGCGAACCATTCACCCAAGATCGAGCCTTACCTATGTGTGTTCTGGTCGATATTGACGGCACCATCGCCAGCCGAACAGGCCGGTCGCCCTTCGATTGGAAGAAGGTGCACCTCGATACACCCCGGCAACCCGTCATCAACGTGGTACGGGCCTTGCGGGCGTCGGGCCACACCGTCGTGTTTTTGTCGGGCCGCGATAGCGTGGCGCGTGCCGATACCACCGCCTGGATTGCCCGGTATCTGGGTTGGCAGGAAGGCACCGATTACGTGCTGTTTATGCGGGCGGCCAACGACAACCGCAAGGACGCGATCATCAAACGGGAATTGTTCGAGGCGCACATTCAGGGCCACTATTACGTAGACGTTGTGCTCGACGACCGCGATCAGGTGGTATCGCTGTGGCGCAACGACCTCGGCCTGACCTGCTTGCAGGTTGACTACGGCAATTTTTGATCAGACGCGACAACACCGGCACCCCTTATAAAATCAAACCTATAAGGCTTAAAAAACCTTACAGGTTTACGAACCAATACGTTATGACAAAACACTCCCACTTCCGCGACGCGGCATTTATTCTGGCAGGCATCCTTAGTGTAGGGTTTGGCTTGAAGGGCTTTCTGTTGTCGAGCCAATTTATTGATGGTGGCGTTACCGGCGTTTCGATGCTGCTGGCGTCGCAAACGCCCCTGCCCCTGGCGGTTGGCATTGTGCTCATCAACCTACCCTTCATCTGGCTTGGGTACCGGCAAATTGGCCGGGCGTTTGCCATCAAAAGTACACTGGGTATTGCGGGACTATCGGCTTGTCTGGCGTTTGTCCCCTTCCCCGATGTTACGCCCGATTTATTGCTGACAGCGCTGTTTGGGGGCTTTTTCATCGGCGCGGGCATCGGCCTCTCGATGCGCGGCGGAGCGGTGCTCGACGGCACCGAAGTAGCGGCGCTGGTGATCAGCCGCAACGTACCCACGATGAAAGTCAGCGACGTCATTCTGTTGCTGAACGTATTTATTTTCGGAGCCGCCGCCTTCTTTCTCACCATCGAATTGGCGCTCTATTCGATGATTACCTATTTCGCCGCGTCCAAAACCATCGACTACATCATCCACGGTATCGAGGAATACACGGCCATCCTGATCGTATCGGAGCGGTATCTGGCTATTCGTGAAAAAGTATCCGAGAATGGCTGGGGAGTCACCATCCTGAAAGGCGCCCAGGGCTACGGTAAACGCGGCGACCGGGATCAGCCCGTCGATGTGCTGTATGTCGTCGTTACCCGGCTGGAAATCAGCCGCCTGCGTACCACCATTTTAGAGATCGACGAAACGGCCTTCCTCATCCAGTACCCCGTCGATGACGTACTCGGCGGCCAGATCAAGAGTTTGCCGTTGCATTAGCATTTGTCGTTTACGGTTTGGCGTTTCAGGTTCAACGTTAGCTGTCGTCCGATTACTGAGGCGACAGCTAACGTTAAACCTGAAATCCTATTCTACTGCAACCACCTGCTCCGGTTTTTTCGGGACGGTCAGAATCAGAACGCCGTTTTCCTGTTTGGCCTGGATACCGGCCGCATCCACGCGGTTGCTGAGCGGAATGGTGCGCTCAAACGACTTCAGGGGGTATTCCTGCAACAGGAAAGCCGGGTCATTGGCGGTGTCGTGGGCGCGGGTCCCCTGGATAACCAGTTCCTCATTGACCACCCGCACCGAGATGTCGGCTTTGTCGAAACTGACGGCATAGACCAGCACCCGGTAGTGATCGGCATGGTCTTCAACGTTCATGGGTACGTTGTATTTAGGCCGACGCCAGCCCCCGAAGAACGGACGAATAAATTGAGCAAAGGAGTTGTGATGGCCCTGTTGGCCGTAGCCATGTTGATGGCGGTGATGATGCGCGTGCATAGTATTAGTTGGTTGTAAAGGGCGGGCACCGAACGTACCCACCGGAGTTGTTTACTTGATTGCTTGATTCACTGGTTATAGCACGAAGTCTTCGCGGTGCCGACCCAGCGACTCCGTTTCGATCGGGCGTTGCCATTGGGTCTGCTGCTGATTGAAGGCGGCATATTCGTCGTCGCTCATCCGGCGAATCCGGTCAGCGAATTCCATACGGCGGGTTTGCCAGCCTCCCCACCGGCTCGGGACATTGCCCCCTCCAAACGCCCGGCGGCGGATGAAGCGAATAGCGCCACCGACGATCAGGGCAAACAGGGCGAGACGCAGAAAGAAAAATGGAAAGGCGACGAGGGCTGCGCCAAGCACGATGGCGGGCAGCACAAAACGAGGCATGCGGTTCATTGTCTTGTTGCAAAGCCGGGTATATGAACGGCTTCAACGAGGATGACGCACAAGTCGCCGGATTACTTTAAGAAAGTTGAAAATTTTTTGAGATCCAAAGTCCAGACACCGGGCCACTTGGCTATTGAACCCTGACCATTGGTCTAGACGCCTCTCCGTTTCCGCCATTGCTCCTTGAAACGGGCTTTTTCCTCATCGCTCATTTGTTGCCATTTGGCACGCCAGGGAGCTCCAAAGCGGTGATTGCCAGCGCCCCAGCCCCGGCGTGCCCCCGGGAAGCCGCCAAATAGCAGCCGACTCAGCACCAACAAGCCCGCTGCCTGCCAGATTGTGACCGGGCGCACCGAGACCACCTCGGCCAGCACGTGGTTCCAGAGCCACATCACCACCGCCGACAGCAGCGAGACAACGAGTAACCCAAAAAACGGAATCCAGAAAAAACGGCGGCGGCGGTTAGGGTGCATGCAGATTAGTCGTTTGACAGTTCGTCGTAAAGTCGTTGAAGGCGGCGGCGGAGGTGCTGTACGGCGTAACGCTTCCGCGAAATAATCGTTTTCAGGTTCTCGCCTGTCTGATCGGCGATTGCCTGAAGGGTCTGCTCTTCCAGTTCGTTTTGAATAAACACCGTACGCTGATTCTCGGGCAGTTCGGCCAGGGCGGTCATCAGTTCATCCCAGATCAGGTCACGAAACGCCGGGTCGTCGGCCGATTCCGCCAGTTGGGTATCCGTCAGCAGGTCATCGAGCGAGAGGTTCGCATCGTCATCATCGTCGGCGCGGGCGGCGTCGGAAAAAGGCGTTTCGCGGGTACGTCGGTACCGGTCGGTGATGCGGTTGCGGGCGACCTCGTAGAGCCACCCACTCAGGCTACCGATCTGATCCAGATCGACCACCCGGCTCAACTGATACCAGACGTCCTGCAAGATATCTTCGGCGTCTTCTTCCGTCCTGACCCGGTCCCGGATAAAGCCAAACAACCGCCCACCGTACTGCTTCACAGTATCCAGTACCGTTCGTTTGGGTGTTTGGTCGGGCATGGGCGAATGTACACAGCCGAGGCATTTGGCCGCCTCCGTTCCAGGTGGTACTGGTTGCAGCCATCGCTAAATGGTAGCAGGGCAGGATCAACGGCGCCGTGCGGCTCATCGCAAGCGTCATGTCTCCCAAGCAAGCCAACTCGCAGCACTCGTTTTAATCGAGCGTACAGCGCCCGGATACCCAGTTATTAAATTTTTTTAAAAAAATTGGAATCAGGCGAGTTAAAAGCGGCCCTAATCCTATTTACGTATTGAAGCCCCCATCCGTCGAGTACGCCCGAGGGTCATTTTCTTGCTTTGGCTGTCCGCATCGGTGGCTTGCCCGTGACTCAACGTTCATTCTAACCCCGCCTGCATGATCTGATCGACGAAAGACAAAAAGAAGTCAGCAGTGCTGCAACACCACTGACTTCCGTAACTCCCCAGGTTCCTCAACCTATTGTCCACTTAAGTAGACACGGGATGATTTTGCCCAATTTTTACTCAAACAAAACCTCCTTAAAAGTATGAATAACCTTCTACTCTCCAATCGTTTTGGAGGGAAAGTCATACGACTAACTTTACTCAACCTGCTGCCAGGTACTCTGTTGGTCAACGCGGCGATGGCCGGCGATCAACTAGCGACGGCGCATGCCCCAGGCAACGCTACTACGGTATTGAACCGGTTTGCCGAGCCAGTCCCTCCCATCACCGTGAAAGGCCGGGTACTCGATGAGTTGGGCAAACCCATTCCAGGCGCCACGCTGCTGGTGAAAGGCACGACCAGCACCGGTACCGTTACCGACGCCGACGGGGCCTTCACCCTGAACGTACCTGACGGCGCGGGTACGTTGGTGGTATCGTCGATTGGGTTTACGGCGCAGGAAGTTGCCATCGACAACCGCAGTTCCATCGACGTTACACTGAAAACCGACGTCAAATCGCTGAGTGAGGTCGTGGTTGTGGGTTACGGTACGCAGCGCCGCGCCGAAGTGACCTCAGCCGTGACGACGGTAAAGGTGGAGGACTTTAACCAGGGTGGTGTGCGCAGCCCGCTCGACCTGATTCAGGGTAAAGTGGCCGGTCTGACCGTCACGCGTACACAAGGCAACAACCCCAACGCCGGGGCGTCGATTCAGCTGCGGGGTATCGTTTCGGTCAACGGGGATCAGTCACCGCTGATCGTCATCGACGGGATTCCGGGTGGTAACCTGGATCTGCTGCAGCAGGACGACATTGCGTCGTTCGACGTGCTGAAAGACGGGTCGGCGGCCGCTATCTACGGCACGCGGGCCAACGCCGGGGTTATCCTGATCACCACCAAAAAGGGACAGTCAGGCCCGCCCCGTTTCGACTATTCGACCTATGTGCAGCACGAGGTAGTCAACCGCCGGCCGCGCTTCCTGACCGCCGACGAGTGGCGTGCCTACAAAGCCGACCCCACCAACGTGAAGGCGGCACAGATGACCGACCTGGGCGCTTCGACCGACTGGTACAACCTACTAATCAACAAAGGCAACCTGAGCCAGTACCACAATATGGCGCTGTCGGGTGGTAATGCATCGAGCAACTACCGGGCATCAATCTACTACAACGGGGCTGACCCCATTACGATCCAGAACGAACGGAAGCAGTATGGCGGGCGCCTAAGCATGTTTCAGCGCGGTTTGAACGACCGGCTGTCAGCGCAGATCAACCTGGCGACCAACCTGAGCAAAGGGAATTTGCTCGGCGGTCAGGCGGGTGATTTTGAAAACGCGCTGGGCCGGAACCCGACGCAGCCCGTATATAACCCCAACGGCACGTTTTATGAAGAAGGCTCGACGACCAACCCCATTGGCCGCCTGACTCAAGAGAAAAACCGCCGCGATCAGCTAACGACCTCGGCCGATGCCCGCGTAACATTGGAACCTATCGATGGCTTGCGGCTGTCGGCCTTCGGCTCCTACGTTCGGGATAGCTGGAACGACAACGAGTACCGCCGCACCGACTCGCGTTTTTCGCAGATTGGTACGCTGAATGGTACAGCCGTCAACGGAACGGGTTACGCCTACAAGCGGAACCGGATCGCCAATAACTACGCGTTCGAACCCACCGCTGAGTATAGCCGGGTTATTGCCAATGACCATACGATCCGGGCGCTGGCCGGGTATAGCTACCAGTACGGCACCCTGGAAGATTTCTCGGCGGGCAATAGCGGTTTCCTCAACAACATCTTCCAAGAGAATAACCTGGGCGCGGGTAACTTCCTGCAACTGGGCAAATCATCGCTCTACAGCTTTAAGGAAGATAACACGCTGGTGGCGTTCTTCGGTCGTCTGAACTACTCGTACAAAGACAAATACATTGCCCAGTTCATCCTGCGTCGTGAAGGATCGAGCCGATTCGGGGCCAACAACAAGTTTGGTAACTTCCCGGCCGCGTCGGTGGGCTGGACCATCAGCCAGGAAGATTTCATGAAGAACTTGGCGTGGGTCAACAGCCTGAAACTACGGGCGGGCTACGGTGTTACCGGTAACCAGGGTATTCCGAACTACCAGTCGCTGGTGCGGCTCAGCACGGGGAACCAGTACCTGAACGACGACGGTGTCTGGCGGCAAACGTATGGCCCCAGCAACAACCCCAACCCGAACCTGCGTTGGGAACGGAAGGCCGAATTCAACGTAGGGCTTGACTTTGCCCTCTTCGGCAACCGGCTGACGGGTACGCTCGACGTGTACCGCCGCCGCACCACCGATCTACTGGGTAGCTTCAACACCCAGTTGCCGCCTTACATTCAGTCGACACTATATACCAACGTCGGGACCATCGACAACAACGGGGTAGAGCTGTCGCTGAGCGGCACGGTGATGAAGAAAGACAACTTCAGCTGGAGCATGGACCTGATCGCTAGCACGCAGTCGAACCGACTAGCGTCGTTCTCGAATGACGTGTTCAAAGTGACGTTCCTGAACTTCGGCGACATCGGTGGTTTTGGTGCGCTGGGTAACGCTATTCGTACCATCGAGGGCGGACCGCTGGGCAGCTTCTACGGCAAGCGCTTTGCCGGCTTCACGCCCGAGGGCCGGTGGTTGTTCTACAAAGCCAGCGGCGAAGCCGTTACGGCCGACAAGATTGTGCCGAACGACGATTATGCCTACATCGGCAACGGGATTCCGAAGTATTACGCTTCGTGGACTAACCGCTTCCAGTACAAGAATCTGGACCTGACGCTGTTCTTCCGGGGTAAGTTCAAGTACGACATCCTGAACCTGCAACAGGTGTTCTTCGGCAACAAAGTGTACCTACCTAACAACGTGCTGCTCGACGCCATCACGCGCAACAACCAGATCAACGACGCCCTGCAATACTCGGATTACTACCTGGAAAAAGGGGATTTCGTGAAGCTCGACAACGTGACGCTAGGCTATAATTTCAAGCTCAAAACGAAAGCCGTCCGCAACCTCCGCCTGTACCTGACAGGTCGCAACCTGTTGACGATCACGGGTTACCGGGGCGTTGACCCTGAGGTACCTGACACGGGCCTGAATAACCCGGCACCCGGCATCGACGGACGGGGCTTCTACCCACGTACCCAGTCCTACACGGCAGGTCTTCAAATTGGCTTTTAATCTGACCAACCATGAAACGTTCTCATAAAGCCCTACTTATCAGCGGCATTACCTTAACATTAACCGGCCTGAGTGGTTGTACCGACCTGAGCGAAACGCTCTACAGCCAGATCAACGCCAACCAGTATTACAACAACCGGCAGGAAGTGCTGGCGGCCGTCTTGCGCCCCTACACCCACGCCAACGCCTGGATCGCCCCCACGGCTCAGAACAGCTACTGGCGGCTCAATGAACTCACGGCTGACCAACTGGCCTGGCCGCAGAAGGGCCGTCACGGCTATGACGACGCTCAGTGGATTCGCCTGCATGGCCATACCTGGGCATTCACCGAAAACAACATCTGGGATCCCTGGAGCCTGTTGTTCACGGGGGTTGGCTTCTGCAACAGCGTACTGGGCGATTTCAACCGGCTCAACTTTGCCCAGATTGGTGTAAGCGATACCGACAAAGCCGCGTTCACCGCCGAACTGCGGGTCTTCCGGGCGCTGCACTACATGAAGTTGATGGACCTCTACGGCAACGTACCCATCGTGACTACGGTT comes from Fibrella aestuarina BUZ 2 and encodes:
- a CDS encoding Hsp20/alpha crystallin family protein, whose protein sequence is MHAHHHRHQHGYGQQGHHNSFAQFIRPFFGGWRRPKYNVPMNVEDHADHYRVLVYAVSFDKADISVRVVNEELVIQGTRAHDTANDPAFLLQEYPLKSFERTIPLSNRVDAAGIQAKQENGVLILTVPKKPEQVVAVE
- a CDS encoding prepilin peptidase, translating into MNRMPRFVLPAIVLGAALVAFPFFFLRLALFALIVGGAIRFIRRRAFGGGNVPSRWGGWQTRRMEFADRIRRMSDDEYAAFNQQQTQWQRPIETESLGRHREDFVL
- a CDS encoding DUF5320 domain-containing protein, with translation MHPNRRRRFFWIPFFGLLVVSLLSAVVMWLWNHVLAEVVSVRPVTIWQAAGLLVLSRLLFGGFPGARRGWGAGNHRFGAPWRAKWQQMSDEEKARFKEQWRKRRGV
- a CDS encoding RNA polymerase sigma factor; translation: MPDQTPKRTVLDTVKQYGGRLFGFIRDRVRTEEDAEDILQDVWYQLSRVVDLDQIGSLSGWLYEVARNRITDRYRRTRETPFSDAARADDDDDANLSLDDLLTDTQLAESADDPAFRDLIWDELMTALAELPENQRTVFIQNELEEQTLQAIADQTGENLKTIISRKRYAVQHLRRRLQRLYDELSND
- a CDS encoding SusC/RagA family TonB-linked outer membrane protein, with translation MNNLLLSNRFGGKVIRLTLLNLLPGTLLVNAAMAGDQLATAHAPGNATTVLNRFAEPVPPITVKGRVLDELGKPIPGATLLVKGTTSTGTVTDADGAFTLNVPDGAGTLVVSSIGFTAQEVAIDNRSSIDVTLKTDVKSLSEVVVVGYGTQRRAEVTSAVTTVKVEDFNQGGVRSPLDLIQGKVAGLTVTRTQGNNPNAGASIQLRGIVSVNGDQSPLIVIDGIPGGNLDLLQQDDIASFDVLKDGSAAAIYGTRANAGVILITTKKGQSGPPRFDYSTYVQHEVVNRRPRFLTADEWRAYKADPTNVKAAQMTDLGASTDWYNLLINKGNLSQYHNMALSGGNASSNYRASIYYNGADPITIQNERKQYGGRLSMFQRGLNDRLSAQINLATNLSKGNLLGGQAGDFENALGRNPTQPVYNPNGTFYEEGSTTNPIGRLTQEKNRRDQLTTSADARVTLEPIDGLRLSAFGSYVRDSWNDNEYRRTDSRFSQIGTLNGTAVNGTGYAYKRNRIANNYAFEPTAEYSRVIANDHTIRALAGYSYQYGTLEDFSAGNSGFLNNIFQENNLGAGNFLQLGKSSLYSFKEDNTLVAFFGRLNYSYKDKYIAQFILRREGSSRFGANNKFGNFPAASVGWTISQEDFMKNLAWVNSLKLRAGYGVTGNQGIPNYQSLVRLSTGNQYLNDDGVWRQTYGPSNNPNPNLRWERKAEFNVGLDFALFGNRLTGTLDVYRRRTTDLLGSFNTQLPPYIQSTLYTNVGTIDNNGVELSLSGTVMKKDNFSWSMDLIASTQSNRLASFSNDVFKVTFLNFGDIGGFGALGNAIRTIEGGPLGSFYGKRFAGFTPEGRWLFYKASGEAVTADKIVPNDDYAYIGNGIPKYYASWTNRFQYKNLDLTLFFRGKFKYDILNLQQVFFGNKVYLPNNVLLDAITRNNQINDALQYSDYYLEKGDFVKLDNVTLGYNFKLKTKAVRNLRLYLTGRNLLTITGYRGVDPEVPDTGLNNPAPGIDGRGFYPRTQSYTAGLQIGF